The genomic DNA TTGCCTTGCATGTTCGGGACCACCGCGAGCACGGGGAGGGGCAGGCGGTCGCGCAGCTCCTCGGTGTCGCGGATGCTGTCGTCACGCATCTCCAGCACCACCGTGATGAGCACCCCCAGGCCCAGGGCCACCAGGAAGGCGATGATCATCCCGCTCACCCGGTCCGGCCTGGCGGCGATCGTCGGCACGCCCGCCGGGGACACGACGTGGAAGAGGCTCTCGGCGCTCTTCATCTCCAGATCCTGGGCGATCTCCGCCTCCACGCGGCGGGACACCACGCTCTGGTACTTGGTGCGGGCGATCTCGTAGTCGCGCTGCAGCACGCCCAGCTCGTGGGCCCACTGCGGGGTGCGGTCCAGCCGCTTCTGGTAGTCACCGGCCTGCTGGTGCAGGGCGTCGATGTCCTTCTGGATGGTGGCGATGAGGTCGCTCACACGAGCGCGCTCCTGACGCTCCACCCACTGGCGGCTCTCGGCGTCCTTGCGCCTCTCACGCATGGAGGAGAGCTCCTGGGACAGCCGCTTCACCTCGGGGTGATCCCCCGTCCACGAGGAGCGGGCGGCCACCAGCTGCTGGGTGAGCGAGTGCTCGGCGGACTCGAGACGGCCCGCCTCGCTGTCCGCGGCATTGCGAGCCCGCGCCAGCTCGGAGCGGCGGGCCTCGGCCACGCGCAGCTCCTCGGACTTCGTCTGCAGCAGCGCGCCCACGCGCTCCAGCCCGCGCATGTTCATCTCCAGCTGCTCGGGCAGCTCACCCAGGTGATCCACCTTGAACTGGGCGATCTTCCGCTCCCAGTCGGTGACGCTCTTGGAGAGCGACGTCAGCTCGTCCTGGAAGAGCTGCGTGGCCCGGGCCGCCTGCTCCTGGCGCGACTTGAGCGCCTGCTCGGAGAACAGCTGCGGCAGCCGGTTGGCCACCTGCGCGGCCACTTGAGGATCATGACTCGCGTACGTCAGCTCGAAGGCGCTCTCCCCCTCCACGCGCACGGTGAGATCCTTGCGCATGCGGGTGACGGCGGCCTCGATGCCGTCCTCGGAGACGATCTCCGGATAGAGGTTCATCTCCTCGATGGCCCGCTGAAGGACGGGGCGGGACATCAACTCCTGGCGGACGGTGAGCAGGCGCTGCTCCACCAGCTCACTGACGGTGCGCTGCACCATCTCCTCACCCGGCCGCTGCGGCTGCACTCGCACCACCGCCGTCGCCTCGTACACCTTCGGCTGGCTCAACACGATGGCGGCTCCCACCGCGAACACTCCCAGCACGATGGCCCCGACCAGCACCTTTCGGCGCCACAGTGCCTTCAGCACCTGGTCTGCCGTCATCCCACGCTCCATGTGCGCTCCTCCTCCTCGCTCCACCTTGTCGCTCCAGCTCAACTACCAG from Archangium lipolyticum includes the following:
- a CDS encoding GumC family protein, translated to MERGMTADQVLKALWRRKVLVGAIVLGVFAVGAAIVLSQPKVYEATAVVRVQPQRPGEEMVQRTVSELVEQRLLTVRQELMSRPVLQRAIEEMNLYPEIVSEDGIEAAVTRMRKDLTVRVEGESAFELTYASHDPQVAAQVANRLPQLFSEQALKSRQEQAARATQLFQDELTSLSKSVTDWERKIAQFKVDHLGELPEQLEMNMRGLERVGALLQTKSEELRVAEARRSELARARNAADSEAGRLESAEHSLTQQLVAARSSWTGDHPEVKRLSQELSSMRERRKDAESRQWVERQERARVSDLIATIQKDIDALHQQAGDYQKRLDRTPQWAHELGVLQRDYEIARTKYQSVVSRRVEAEIAQDLEMKSAESLFHVVSPAGVPTIAARPDRVSGMIIAFLVALGLGVLITVVLEMRDDSIRDTEELRDRLPLPVLAVVPNMQGKAEKRVLMPATGVRNGVVPPSSSDSPLN